A single window of Actinoallomurus bryophytorum DNA harbors:
- a CDS encoding HD domain-containing protein, producing MELLSRWPGPEAIGTDLLRRYGEPHRRYHTTEHLAEVLDRVDELAAEAGDVDAVRLAAWFHDAIYDPSRGDNEERSAVLAERMLADTDLPAGTVAEVARLVRLTTTHDPRDGDRDGAVLCDADLAVLAASPDRYASYAAAVREEYAAVPDEAFRAGRADILESLLGLPALFRTAPARERWEAVARHNLRTELMLLGRASGGADPRG from the coding sequence ATGGAACTCCTGAGCCGCTGGCCGGGCCCGGAGGCGATCGGCACGGACCTCCTGCGCCGCTACGGCGAGCCGCACCGCCGCTACCACACCACCGAGCATCTCGCCGAGGTGCTCGACCGCGTCGACGAGCTGGCCGCCGAGGCAGGTGACGTCGACGCCGTACGCCTGGCGGCCTGGTTCCACGACGCGATCTATGACCCGTCGCGCGGCGACAACGAGGAGCGCAGCGCGGTCCTGGCCGAGCGGATGCTCGCCGACACCGACCTGCCGGCGGGGACCGTCGCCGAGGTCGCCCGCCTGGTCCGGCTGACCACGACGCACGACCCGCGCGACGGCGACCGCGACGGCGCCGTCCTGTGCGACGCGGACCTGGCCGTCCTGGCCGCGTCCCCGGACCGCTACGCGAGCTACGCCGCCGCCGTACGTGAGGAGTACGCCGCGGTGCCGGACGAGGCGTTCCGCGCGGGCCGCGCGGACATCCTGGAGAGCCTGCTGGGGCTGCCGGCGCTGTTCCGTACGGCCCCCGCACGGGAGCGGTGGGAGGCCGTCGCCCGGCACAACCTCCGGACCGAGCTCATGCTCCTGGGGCGTGCTTCCGGCGGCGCAGACCCGCGCGGATGA
- a CDS encoding PspC domain-containing protein yields MSENTSTFSIRRDDDDKMFGGVCSSVSNRLGVDPNVTRIAAATVTCLTGGTAVAAYAAAWMLIPREGEESSIAQKLINNRRRG; encoded by the coding sequence ATGAGCGAAAACACCTCCACCTTCTCGATCCGCCGCGACGATGACGACAAGATGTTCGGCGGTGTCTGCTCCAGCGTGTCCAACCGCCTCGGCGTCGACCCCAATGTCACCAGGATCGCCGCGGCCACCGTGACCTGCCTCACCGGCGGCACCGCGGTGGCCGCCTACGCCGCCGCCTGGATGCTCATCCCCCGTGAGGGCGAGGAGTCCTCCATCGCCCAGAAACTGATCAACAACCGCCGCCGCGGGTGA
- a CDS encoding IucA/IucC family protein: MTGDAATVRAGRETYLAARVLDALVREDYGGLSGRVSGEVLALPGGRVVRLTREPSGAGRYPGFLADLVVDDVLTLDEVLAAVRALADPRDDVTAFERECREALRSLRLYDAVTPRPHGIARYEALAATVDHPVYPTARCRLGVDERDLLAYAPEFGPSFRLCWTTVPHSTCRGDRPAWWPTAADLGMPGDLDVFPVHPLAARLMPTVTGPAVTVRPTLSMRTVVVGTDEQLKLPLPTSTLGLRNRRVIMPATLADGALVERVLRAVLAREGSPVLLADEQTWGHADDPLRGYLLRRMPAEGVPVAALLARTEKGGHVIEELTDDVPSFFGSYLGALFDWNVMLLTKYGIALEAHQQNVSVVPGEPLRLMIKDNDGALLDLRRLRETLRWAPEPAEFGDRRLLTSDPEALARVFTTITVHLCAGAIAFGLAERGLLPLATGLGLIRDHLGAALDAHDGSGFLRARTLEADRLPGKAMVTAGTLVGKDRTRAEDINKHYGPPGPNYLKRSAH, encoded by the coding sequence TTGACCGGTGACGCCGCGACGGTGCGGGCCGGCCGCGAGACCTACCTCGCCGCGCGGGTCCTCGACGCATTGGTCCGCGAGGACTACGGCGGCCTGTCGGGCCGTGTCTCGGGTGAGGTCCTGGCGCTGCCCGGGGGGCGCGTCGTCCGGCTGACCCGCGAGCCGTCCGGGGCGGGGCGGTATCCGGGGTTCCTGGCCGACCTGGTCGTGGACGACGTGCTCACCCTGGATGAGGTGCTCGCCGCGGTGCGGGCGCTGGCCGACCCCCGCGACGACGTCACCGCCTTCGAGCGCGAGTGCCGTGAGGCGCTCCGCAGTCTGCGGCTGTACGACGCGGTGACGCCACGGCCGCACGGCATCGCCCGCTACGAGGCGCTCGCCGCGACCGTCGACCATCCGGTCTATCCCACCGCGCGCTGCCGCCTCGGAGTGGACGAACGCGATCTGCTCGCGTACGCGCCCGAGTTCGGCCCGTCCTTCCGGCTGTGCTGGACCACGGTGCCCCACTCCACGTGCCGGGGCGACCGGCCTGCCTGGTGGCCCACGGCGGCCGACCTCGGGATGCCCGGAGACCTCGACGTGTTCCCGGTGCATCCGCTGGCCGCGCGGCTGATGCCCACGGTGACCGGCCCCGCCGTCACCGTCCGGCCCACCCTGTCCATGCGCACGGTGGTGGTCGGCACCGATGAGCAGCTCAAACTGCCGCTGCCGACGAGCACCCTGGGCCTGCGGAACCGCCGGGTGATCATGCCGGCCACGCTCGCCGACGGCGCCCTCGTCGAGCGCGTGCTCCGCGCCGTACTCGCGCGGGAGGGATCTCCCGTGCTCCTGGCCGACGAGCAGACCTGGGGGCACGCCGACGACCCGCTCCGCGGCTACCTGCTGCGCCGGATGCCGGCCGAGGGAGTGCCGGTGGCGGCGCTGCTGGCCCGCACCGAGAAGGGCGGACACGTCATCGAGGAGCTCACCGACGACGTGCCCTCCTTCTTCGGGAGCTATCTCGGCGCGCTGTTCGACTGGAACGTCATGCTCCTGACGAAGTACGGCATCGCGCTCGAGGCCCACCAGCAGAACGTCTCGGTCGTGCCCGGCGAACCCCTGCGGCTGATGATCAAGGACAACGACGGGGCCCTGCTCGACCTGCGCCGCCTGCGCGAGACGCTGCGATGGGCGCCGGAGCCCGCGGAGTTCGGTGACCGGCGGCTGCTGACCTCCGACCCCGAGGCGCTGGCCCGGGTGTTCACCACGATCACCGTGCACCTGTGCGCGGGGGCGATCGCCTTCGGGCTCGCCGAACGGGGCCTGCTCCCCCTCGCCACGGGCCTCGGCCTGATCCGCGATCATCTCGGCGCGGCGCTCGACGCTCACGACGGCTCGGGCTTCCTCCGCGCCCGGACCCTCGAGGCCGACCGGCTGCCCGGCAAGGCCATGGTCACCGCGGGGACGCTCGTCGGCAAGGACCGTACCCGCGCCGAGGACATCAACAAGCACTACGGTCCGCCGGGACCGAACTACCTGAAGAGGTCTGCGCATTGA
- a CDS encoding IucA/IucC family protein: MTSLAHAAPSRPALAPAETRPRADAGEITALALLNCAVRELCAPGRQVWPALPYLVVRLPRAGVMLRARLLRSPLMTPRLATPVEELRDGWSPLGWQRLAELVAGELELTTGRANPEFADQVAASHDAIATMIGEGRRPAGDPFLDSEQALLAGHRFHPSPKARQGADWPRYAPETGSRFPLHWLAVREDAIAEEGDVSLLDRLGPPVRAGYRVLPAHPWQLALLRPESEAIIDLGPYGPEAVPTASVRTVYVPDAFLKFSLDVRITNCVRKNAWYELPGAVALTRILRPVFEGLSAGLLGEPGYRTVTLTDPRLHEGLGVIVRDGVGGFAGTPLLAAAVADPYARSGAAVARLLGGASPEHLLAWWDAYVRHVAPPVLRAYLEHGVVLEPHLQNVLICLDDDGMPIQAIFRDLEGTKLLHRPWASFLAGLPGPVAGAMTYDAERGWDRVVYCLFVNHLAEVAAAIADLCPPLERELWRLARHHVARCAGETPAVPGGAARLRALLAGVPLPAKANLRTRWARDPDREAAYVSVPNPLADLGAVPGSRPGVA, translated from the coding sequence TTGACGTCGCTCGCCCACGCCGCACCGTCGCGGCCCGCCCTCGCCCCTGCGGAGACACGGCCACGAGCCGACGCGGGTGAGATCACCGCGCTGGCGTTGCTCAACTGCGCGGTGCGGGAGCTGTGCGCGCCGGGCCGGCAGGTCTGGCCGGCCCTGCCCTATCTCGTCGTGCGCCTCCCCCGCGCCGGCGTGATGTTGCGGGCCCGGCTGCTCCGCTCGCCGCTGATGACCCCAAGGCTCGCGACGCCCGTCGAGGAGCTGCGCGACGGCTGGAGCCCGCTGGGCTGGCAGCGGCTCGCCGAGCTGGTCGCCGGCGAGCTGGAGCTGACGACCGGCAGGGCCAACCCCGAGTTCGCGGACCAGGTCGCGGCCAGCCACGACGCGATCGCGACCATGATCGGTGAGGGGCGGCGGCCGGCCGGTGATCCGTTCCTGGACTCCGAGCAGGCGCTCCTCGCCGGGCACCGGTTCCATCCTTCGCCCAAGGCGCGGCAGGGAGCGGACTGGCCGCGCTACGCCCCCGAGACCGGCAGCCGGTTCCCGCTGCACTGGCTCGCGGTCCGCGAGGACGCCATCGCCGAGGAGGGCGACGTCTCCCTGCTGGACCGGCTCGGCCCGCCGGTCCGTGCGGGCTACCGAGTGCTGCCCGCCCACCCCTGGCAGCTCGCGCTGCTGAGGCCGGAGTCCGAGGCGATCATCGACCTCGGGCCGTACGGCCCGGAGGCCGTGCCGACCGCCTCGGTGCGTACGGTGTACGTCCCCGACGCGTTCCTGAAGTTCAGCCTCGACGTGCGCATCACCAACTGCGTGCGCAAGAACGCCTGGTACGAGCTGCCCGGCGCGGTCGCGCTGACCAGGATCCTGCGGCCGGTCTTCGAGGGCCTCTCGGCCGGGCTGCTCGGCGAGCCCGGCTACCGGACGGTCACCCTGACGGACCCGCGGCTGCACGAGGGACTCGGGGTCATCGTGCGCGACGGCGTCGGCGGCTTCGCGGGCACGCCCCTGCTCGCCGCCGCCGTCGCCGACCCGTACGCCCGCAGCGGCGCGGCCGTCGCCCGGCTGCTCGGCGGTGCGTCCCCAGAACACCTGCTGGCCTGGTGGGACGCCTACGTCCGGCACGTCGCCCCGCCGGTGCTGCGCGCGTACCTCGAACACGGTGTCGTCCTCGAGCCCCACCTGCAGAACGTCCTGATCTGCCTCGACGACGACGGCATGCCGATCCAGGCGATCTTCCGTGACCTGGAGGGGACCAAGCTGCTGCACCGGCCGTGGGCCTCGTTCCTGGCCGGGCTGCCCGGACCCGTGGCCGGCGCCATGACGTACGACGCCGAACGCGGCTGGGACCGCGTGGTGTACTGCCTGTTCGTCAACCACCTGGCCGAGGTCGCCGCCGCGATCGCCGACCTGTGCCCGCCGCTGGAGCGCGAGCTGTGGCGCCTGGCCCGCCACCACGTCGCACGCTGCGCCGGGGAGACGCCTGCCGTACCGGGCGGAGCGGCCCGCCTGCGCGCCCTGCTCGCCGGGGTCCCGCTGCCGGCAAAGGCCAACCTGCGCACCCGCTGGGCCCGCGATCCCGACCGCGAGGCGGCCTACGTCTCCGTGCCGAACCCCCTCGCCGACCTCGGCGCGGTCCCCGGTTCTCGTCCGGGGGTGGCCTGA
- a CDS encoding ATP-dependent helicase: MISPQELAQRLGVPEPTPDQAAVIQAPLAPMAVIAGAGSGKSETMAARVVWLVANGLIRPERVLGLTFTRKAAAELSDRVRRRLGQLREHDDLIDPEILDGEPTVSTYHAYAARLFGDHALRAALEPTMRLITPAVAWQIAARVVDAYDGPMDDVEWAPDTVTKAVIALAGELSEHLRTPDDVRRIGLWLDERFAEVKKPTKKHQGTVLAARAVREQLLPLVDAYQRAKAKREVLDHGDQLALAARIAAEHREVGVIERSRYGVVLLDEYQDTSHAQLVLLKSLFGGGHPVTAVGDPCQSIYGWRGASAGNLLGFVRDFPEGDRVAPMRQLSTSFRNGERILDAAARIQGELREEAKDVPRLWPGADQQARGRIECAMLETIEDEAERLAERLVTLLRQPGEIAPDGVAWDRTGRHGAGVQPSDIAVLARKRSQFPLIRAALEARGIPVEVVGLGGLLTVPEVQDVVATLRVVHDPTAGASLARLLTGPRWRLGPRDLVALGRRARELAREAARDVHPDAGTPPERTAADPLRQVVEELNDENGSLVDALDDLGEGDAYSEEGFARLERLRDELRTLRRHVGLALPDLVTEVERTLGLDIEVASRTGLDPVTARADLDAFVDAAASFAGDAEDPTLGAFLAYLRAAESEEFGLEAGRVGETNSVKILTVHAAKGLEWEVVAIPGLVFNPTKEGTPGPGSVFPARPQSSSRWTTNARTLPYPLRGDRADLPGLPGLQKDDIETFNAATSERDVREERRLAYVAVTRAKHLLIATGYRWGTSSRPLGPSPFLAEIREACEAGAGQVGYWAEEPIGEENPLLARQQTATWPVAPGPWPGEGGAEEDERYAAIAEGARMVEDAMHGRPRRGAAAYSAVPAAERGRVSAWARDVELLLAERDRSRGTDGLAVDLPGHLSVSSLVSLARDPATLARQIRRPLPRPPAPYARRGTAFHRWLESRWGQQRLLDLDDLPGASDDGAAADGQLEALQAAFEASAWADREPHDIEVPFETLIGDRLIRGRMDAVFRTGDGGYEVVDWKTGRPPSGDEARVVSVQLAAYRLAWARLTGVDVAKVSAAFHYVAADVTVRPADLLDETGLAELLDRVPQG, translated from the coding sequence GTGATCAGCCCGCAGGAGCTGGCGCAGCGGCTCGGGGTTCCTGAGCCGACGCCGGACCAGGCGGCGGTCATCCAGGCGCCGCTCGCGCCCATGGCCGTGATCGCGGGGGCGGGGTCCGGCAAGAGCGAGACGATGGCGGCACGCGTCGTCTGGCTGGTGGCGAACGGCCTGATCCGCCCCGAGCGGGTGCTGGGCCTCACGTTCACCCGCAAGGCCGCGGCCGAGCTCTCGGACCGCGTACGCCGGCGCCTCGGGCAGCTGCGCGAGCACGACGACCTCATCGACCCGGAGATCCTCGACGGCGAGCCGACCGTCTCGACGTACCACGCGTACGCCGCGCGGCTGTTCGGCGACCACGCGCTGCGGGCCGCGCTCGAACCGACCATGCGGTTGATCACGCCCGCGGTGGCCTGGCAGATCGCGGCGCGGGTGGTGGACGCCTACGACGGGCCCATGGACGACGTCGAGTGGGCCCCCGACACCGTCACCAAGGCCGTGATCGCGCTGGCCGGCGAGCTCTCGGAGCACCTGCGCACCCCCGACGACGTACGCCGGATCGGCCTGTGGCTCGACGAGCGCTTCGCCGAGGTCAAGAAGCCGACCAAGAAGCACCAGGGGACCGTGCTGGCCGCACGTGCCGTACGCGAGCAGCTCCTGCCCCTGGTGGACGCCTACCAGCGGGCCAAGGCCAAGCGTGAGGTGCTCGACCACGGCGACCAGCTCGCGCTCGCCGCCAGGATCGCCGCGGAGCACCGCGAGGTGGGCGTGATCGAGCGTTCGCGGTACGGCGTGGTGCTGCTCGACGAGTACCAGGACACGAGCCACGCGCAGCTCGTGCTGCTCAAGTCGCTGTTCGGCGGCGGGCATCCGGTCACCGCGGTCGGCGACCCGTGCCAGTCGATCTACGGCTGGCGCGGCGCCAGTGCCGGCAACCTGCTGGGGTTCGTGCGCGACTTTCCCGAGGGCGACCGGGTCGCGCCGATGCGCCAGCTGTCCACGAGCTTCCGCAACGGCGAGCGGATCCTCGATGCGGCCGCCCGTATCCAGGGAGAGCTGCGCGAGGAGGCCAAGGACGTGCCGCGCCTGTGGCCGGGCGCGGACCAGCAGGCGCGTGGCCGCATCGAGTGCGCGATGCTGGAGACGATCGAGGACGAGGCCGAGCGCCTGGCCGAACGCCTCGTCACGCTGCTGCGGCAGCCGGGCGAGATCGCGCCGGACGGCGTGGCCTGGGACCGCACCGGCCGGCACGGAGCGGGCGTACAGCCCTCCGACATCGCGGTGCTGGCCCGCAAGCGGTCACAGTTCCCGCTCATCAGGGCGGCGCTGGAGGCGCGCGGCATCCCGGTCGAGGTCGTCGGCCTCGGTGGCCTGCTGACCGTCCCGGAGGTGCAGGACGTCGTCGCGACGCTCCGCGTGGTGCACGACCCGACGGCGGGGGCGTCGCTGGCCCGGCTGCTCACCGGCCCGCGCTGGCGGCTGGGCCCCCGCGACCTGGTGGCGCTCGGCCGCCGGGCCCGCGAGCTGGCACGCGAGGCCGCGCGCGACGTCCATCCCGACGCCGGCACGCCGCCGGAACGCACGGCCGCCGACCCGCTCCGGCAGGTGGTCGAGGAGCTGAACGACGAGAACGGCAGCCTCGTCGACGCCCTGGACGACCTGGGGGAGGGCGACGCCTACAGCGAGGAGGGGTTCGCGCGGCTGGAACGGTTGCGCGACGAGCTGCGGACCCTCCGCAGGCACGTCGGCCTGGCCCTGCCCGACCTGGTCACCGAGGTCGAGCGCACGCTCGGACTGGACATCGAGGTCGCCTCGCGTACGGGCCTGGACCCGGTGACGGCCCGCGCCGACCTGGACGCGTTCGTCGACGCCGCGGCCTCCTTCGCCGGCGACGCCGAGGACCCGACGCTGGGAGCCTTCCTCGCCTACCTCAGGGCCGCGGAGTCCGAGGAGTTCGGCCTGGAGGCCGGGCGCGTCGGCGAGACCAACAGTGTGAAGATCCTGACCGTGCACGCCGCGAAGGGCCTCGAATGGGAGGTCGTCGCCATCCCCGGGCTGGTCTTCAACCCGACCAAGGAGGGCACGCCCGGCCCGGGCTCGGTCTTCCCGGCACGGCCGCAGAGCTCCTCGCGGTGGACCACGAACGCCCGCACCCTCCCGTACCCCCTGCGCGGCGACCGCGCCGACCTGCCGGGGCTGCCGGGCCTGCAGAAGGACGACATCGAGACGTTCAACGCCGCGACGTCCGAGCGTGACGTACGCGAGGAGCGCCGTCTCGCGTACGTCGCCGTGACGCGTGCCAAGCACCTGCTCATCGCCACCGGCTATCGGTGGGGCACGTCGAGCAGGCCGCTGGGCCCGTCGCCGTTCCTGGCCGAGATCCGGGAGGCGTGCGAGGCCGGCGCGGGCCAGGTCGGCTACTGGGCCGAGGAGCCGATCGGCGAGGAGAACCCCCTCCTGGCCCGGCAGCAGACCGCCACGTGGCCGGTCGCCCCGGGACCATGGCCGGGAGAGGGGGGAGCGGAGGAGGACGAGCGGTACGCCGCGATCGCCGAGGGCGCCCGCATGGTCGAGGACGCCATGCACGGCCGCCCCCGCCGCGGCGCCGCGGCCTACTCCGCGGTCCCGGCCGCCGAACGCGGCCGCGTCTCGGCCTGGGCCCGCGACGTCGAGCTGCTCCTCGCCGAGCGCGACCGGTCCCGCGGCACGGACGGTCTCGCCGTCGACCTGCCGGGCCACCTGTCGGTGTCCTCCCTCGTGTCGCTGGCCCGCGATCCCGCCACGCTCGCCCGCCAGATCCGCCGCCCGCTACCCCGCCCTCCCGCGCCGTACGCACGGCGGGGCACCGCCTTCCACCGCTGGCTGGAGTCACGCTGGGGCCAGCAGCGGCTGCTCGACCTGGACGACCTGCCCGGCGCGTCCGACGACGGCGCCGCGGCGGACGGGCAGCTCGAGGCGCTGCAGGCGGCGTTCGAGGCGAGCGCCTGGGCCGACCGGGAGCCGCACGACATCGAGGTGCCGTTCGAGACGCTGATCGGTGACCGGCTCATCCGCGGCCGGATGGACGCGGTCTTCCGCACCGGTGACGGGGGCTACGAGGTGGTCGACTGGAAGACCGGACGCCCGCCGTCCGGCGACGAGGCGCGTGTGGTGTCCGTGCAGCTCGCCGCCTACCGCCTCGCCTGGGCGCGGCTCACCGGCGTCGACGTCGCCAAGGTCAGCGCCGCGTTCCACTATGTGGCCGCGGACGTGACCGTGCGCCCCGCCGACCTCCTGGACGAGACCGGCCTGGCCGAGCTGCTCGACCGCGTCCCGCAGGGCTGA
- a CDS encoding ATP-grasp domain-containing protein, translating to MRLYIVAGKQTDSVTHGFLPAAAALGLDVTLLTDRAWPVETVRCDVTDFRSIIAAVARDADTPAAIFSNSDHLQAPAALAADYFGLPCKDWRAALRTKNKALMRRTLRGVYAAELLPGDKPPEGAPYPLVVKPREGVASEDVFLVGDATELAARCREIWARRHEALVAEEYLPGRLHTLETLNGQVIGGFRTTVSAPPHFVEERLDWTLPPCAEEVLAGLRTLGVGFGACHTEYVVHEGRARIVEVNYRIIGDHCDFLLADLLGVPIFEWVLRAHLGEPVPPVPSAPGHATVDSVIAERSGTLAAAPPRQEYETGGVRLAYWPVRTAGDTIELTRTNRDYVGMIRAVGSDAAGVEAAIRGFRAGHTWEIIP from the coding sequence GTGCGGCTCTACATCGTGGCCGGCAAGCAGACCGACTCGGTGACGCACGGGTTCCTCCCGGCGGCCGCCGCGCTCGGTCTCGACGTCACCCTGCTCACCGACCGCGCGTGGCCGGTGGAGACCGTGCGCTGTGACGTCACGGACTTCCGCTCGATCATCGCCGCCGTCGCGCGCGACGCGGACACGCCCGCGGCGATCTTCTCCAACAGCGACCATCTCCAGGCGCCGGCCGCACTGGCCGCCGACTATTTCGGGCTCCCGTGCAAGGACTGGCGAGCCGCACTGCGCACCAAGAACAAGGCCCTCATGCGCCGGACGCTCCGCGGGGTGTACGCGGCCGAGCTGCTGCCCGGCGACAAGCCGCCCGAGGGCGCGCCGTACCCCCTCGTCGTCAAGCCGCGCGAGGGCGTGGCCAGCGAGGACGTCTTCCTGGTCGGCGACGCGACCGAGCTCGCCGCCCGCTGCCGGGAGATCTGGGCCCGGCGCCACGAGGCGCTCGTCGCCGAGGAGTACCTCCCCGGCCGGCTGCACACCCTGGAGACCCTGAACGGCCAGGTCATCGGGGGATTCCGTACGACGGTCTCGGCTCCGCCCCACTTCGTCGAGGAACGCCTCGACTGGACCCTGCCGCCCTGCGCGGAGGAGGTGCTGGCCGGGCTGCGGACGCTGGGCGTCGGCTTCGGCGCGTGTCACACGGAGTACGTCGTCCACGAGGGCCGCGCCCGGATCGTGGAGGTCAACTACCGGATCATCGGCGACCACTGCGACTTCCTGCTCGCCGACCTGCTGGGGGTGCCGATCTTCGAATGGGTGCTGCGCGCGCACCTCGGCGAGCCGGTTCCGCCGGTCCCGTCCGCCCCCGGCCACGCCACGGTCGACTCGGTGATCGCCGAGCGGTCCGGCACACTCGCCGCGGCTCCCCCGCGGCAGGAGTACGAGACCGGCGGTGTGCGGCTCGCCTACTGGCCGGTCCGTACGGCCGGTGACACGATCGAGCTGACCCGTACCAACCGCGACTACGTCGGCATGATCCGGGCTGTCGGCTCCGACGCCGCGGGCGTCGAGGCGGCGATCCGCGGATTCCGCGCCGGGCACACCTGGGAGATCATCCCTTGA
- a CDS encoding DUF4031 domain-containing protein, which yields MTVFIDRPLWPARGRLWSHMVSDTSFAELHDFAERLGMPPRAFERDHYDVPSDLYQPALRLGAEPIGSQELVARLIRAGLRRRKHAPGA from the coding sequence GTGACCGTCTTCATCGACCGCCCCCTCTGGCCCGCCCGCGGACGGTTGTGGTCCCACATGGTCAGCGACACCTCGTTCGCGGAGCTGCACGACTTCGCCGAACGCCTCGGAATGCCGCCGCGCGCGTTCGAACGGGACCACTACGACGTGCCGTCCGACCTGTACCAGCCGGCCCTGCGCCTGGGCGCGGAGCCGATCGGCTCCCAGGAGCTGGTGGCGCGGCTCATCCGCGCGGGTCTGCGCCGCCGGAAGCACGCCCCAGGAGCATGA
- a CDS encoding ABC transporter ATP-binding protein gives MSIAMTTEPPAVLRTQDVRFVRERRALLDDVSLTVCEGEHWALLGANGAGKSTLLSLLGAYQHPTSGEVHILGHRLGRVDVRELRAWIGHVNPSHPLRSARTVHEIVLTGLTGSIELVPHWKPEPEELDRAEELIELLGLVSHRDARWPTLSHGERGRTLIARALMPRPRLLLLDEPATGLDVAARERLLTSIDLLRRAQPSLTSMLVTHHLEELPASTTHAMLLRDGRVLASGAVDGVLTTELISACFDHPITIEKAAGRWTARAA, from the coding sequence ATGAGCATCGCGATGACCACCGAGCCGCCGGCCGTGCTGCGCACGCAGGATGTCCGGTTCGTACGCGAGCGCCGGGCGCTGCTCGACGACGTGTCCCTCACCGTGTGCGAGGGCGAGCACTGGGCGCTGCTCGGCGCCAACGGCGCCGGAAAGTCCACCCTGCTCAGCCTGCTCGGCGCCTACCAGCACCCGACGAGCGGGGAGGTCCACATCCTGGGCCACCGCCTCGGCCGCGTGGACGTACGCGAGCTGCGCGCCTGGATCGGGCACGTCAACCCGAGTCATCCGCTCCGTTCCGCCCGCACCGTCCACGAGATCGTCCTCACCGGCCTCACCGGCAGCATCGAGCTGGTCCCGCACTGGAAGCCCGAGCCGGAGGAGCTGGACCGCGCCGAGGAGCTCATCGAGCTGCTCGGGCTGGTCTCGCACCGTGACGCCCGCTGGCCCACGCTGTCGCACGGCGAGCGCGGCCGTACGCTCATCGCCCGCGCCCTTATGCCGCGGCCCCGGCTGCTCCTGCTCGACGAGCCCGCCACCGGCCTGGACGTCGCCGCCCGCGAGCGGCTGCTGACCTCCATCGACCTGCTGCGGCGCGCCCAGCCGTCGCTGACCAGCATGCTCGTCACCCACCACCTGGAAGAGCTCCCGGCCAGCACCACCCACGCGATGCTGCTGCGGGACGGACGGGTGCTCGCCTCAGGGGCCGTCGACGGTGTCCTGACCACCGAACTGATCAGTGCCTGCTTCGACCACCCGATCACCATCGAGAAGGCCGCAGGCCGCTGGACCGCGAGGGCCGCCTGA
- a CDS encoding alanine racemase: protein MPLPGAVRECALSVAPPAYVYDLAGLRAHAASIRAAVPAEFFYAAKANPDARLLTALKPYVDGIEVSSGGELAHVREVLPDARVAFGGPGKTAEELDAAFPLAGRRLHRIHVESPGELRRLAALRREADVLLRVNLPLAAAGASLRMSGPFGMDAEALGTCLDLLARAPWLRLRGVHAHLASGLDAVPLLDVAAQVLAWGRSWLDGVDGPAEFNVGGGMAVDYCAPGRRFDWAAYGTGLAALRRPGEVLRIEPGRAVTAYCGWYVTDVLDVKRTHGASYAVLRGGTHHLRTPVAKGHDQPFTVLPVGDGAAVDGPVTVVGQLCTPKDVLARNAAVERIAVGDIVAFALAGAYAWNISHHDFLMHPKPGVHYVG from the coding sequence ATGCCGCTGCCCGGGGCCGTACGGGAATGCGCGCTGTCCGTCGCGCCGCCCGCGTACGTCTACGACCTGGCCGGCCTGCGCGCGCACGCCGCCTCGATACGCGCGGCGGTCCCGGCGGAGTTCTTCTACGCGGCCAAGGCCAACCCCGACGCGCGGCTCCTCACGGCGCTCAAGCCGTACGTCGACGGGATCGAGGTGTCCTCCGGCGGCGAGCTCGCGCACGTTCGCGAGGTCCTGCCGGACGCGCGCGTGGCCTTCGGCGGGCCGGGCAAGACCGCGGAGGAGCTGGACGCCGCGTTTCCGCTCGCGGGCCGCCGCCTCCACCGGATCCACGTCGAGTCGCCGGGCGAGCTGCGCCGCCTCGCCGCGCTCCGCCGCGAGGCGGACGTTCTCCTGCGCGTGAACCTCCCGCTCGCCGCGGCCGGGGCGTCACTGCGGATGAGCGGCCCGTTCGGGATGGACGCCGAGGCGCTGGGGACCTGCCTCGACCTGCTGGCGCGCGCGCCGTGGCTCCGGCTGCGCGGCGTGCACGCCCATCTCGCGTCCGGCCTCGACGCGGTGCCGCTGCTCGACGTGGCGGCCCAGGTGCTCGCGTGGGGGCGTTCATGGCTGGACGGCGTAGACGGCCCGGCGGAGTTCAACGTGGGCGGCGGTATGGCGGTCGACTACTGCGCGCCCGGCCGCCGCTTCGACTGGGCGGCGTACGGCACCGGGCTGGCGGCGCTGCGCAGGCCCGGCGAGGTCCTGCGGATCGAGCCGGGCCGCGCGGTCACGGCCTACTGCGGCTGGTACGTCACGGACGTACTGGACGTGAAGCGGACGCACGGAGCGTCCTACGCCGTTCTGCGCGGCGGCACCCACCATCTGCGCACCCCGGTGGCCAAGGGACACGACCAGCCGTTCACCGTGCTCCCGGTGGGCGACGGGGCGGCGGTGGACGGACCGGTCACGGTCGTGGGGCAGCTGTGCACGCCCAAGGACGTGCTCGCGCGGAACGCCGCCGTCGAGCGCATCGCGGTCGGCGACATCGTGGCGTTCGCGCTGGCAGGGGCCTACGCCTGGAACATCTCACATCACGACTTCCTGATGCACCCGAAACCGGGCGTCCACTACGTCGGCTGA